DNA sequence from the Streptomyces tsukubensis genome:
GATAGCGGGCGCTCTCGTCCCGGCGGGCCGTGCCGAAGCCGGAGGCGGGGGACATCCGGACGGACGGGAGGTGGGCGACGTACACCGCGATCTCGCCCTTCGGGGTGTGCGCGGTGGCGCGCAGGCCGCGCCGCCAGTCCCGGGGGACGTCCTGGGGGCGGATGTCGACCGGGCGGATATCGGTGAGGGGGTGGCGGGACCAGAGGGCGACGGTGCCTTCGACGGCGAGATGCGGATAGCCGGGGGAGAGGATCTCGCGATAGGCGGGCAGGGCGGCGGGCACCACCTCCTCCAGGGCGATCAGATCCGCGCCCGCCCCGGCGAGTTGCCGGGCCGTGCCCGCCGGGTCCGGATTGACGTCGCTGACGTTGTGCTGGAGGGCGGTGAGGTCGTACGGGGTGTCCTCGTCCGCGAGCAGGGCGCCGCCGTGGGCGATCAGCCAGGCGGCGCCCGGCAGGGCGCAGGCGGCCAGGGCGAGTGCCGAACGGCGCCACAGGGCCACGGCGGCGAGCGGGAGGGCCGCGAGCGGCAGCCACGGCTGGAAGGTCTCCAGCAGACTGCCGAGGCGCGGACCGGCGTTGGGGACCGGGTCGGGATAGAGGGAGACCAGGGCCAGCAGGGGGGCGAGGACCAGGACGGCCCGGGCCCGGAGCCGCCGGCCGGAGTGGCGGGACCTGCGCTGCCGGGCGGCGGCTTCCGGGGCCGTACCGTCGGGTGTCATGCGCCGCTCCTGTCGGGGGACTGCGGAATCCCCGGGGACGACGTCATCGTACGAACGTGCGGTTCCCGGCGGTGCGGCCGGGGGCGGCGGTGGGCGGCGGGGTGCGGTGAGCGGCAGGCGGCGCGCGACGAGCGGCCCGCCTCGTCCGCTGAACGGACCCGGAGGCGCAGGGGTGCGGGGTCAGCCCACCCGGCCCCGGACCGCGGCGGCGTTCAGCCGACGTGGACCCGGGGGCGGCGGGCCGGGTCCGGTTCCGCGCGGCGCAGGACCTCGCGGACCACCGGGGCCGTCTCGCCCTCGCCGAAGACCAGGAACTTCAGCAGATGGCTCACCGGATGGCCCTCGGTCCAGGTGAAGTAGGCGTGGGGGATCCCCCCGGTCTCGTCCCGCAGCCGCATCAGGACCGCCGCGATCGTGTTCGGTACGGTCGGGCCCGCGACCCGCAGCCGCCGCACCCCGAACCGCTCCGAGCCGTGGACCACCAGATCCTCGGTGAAGTCCGACGAATCCCTGATGACGACCTCCAGGAAGAGCAGCGGCCGTTTGCCGGGGATATGGGTCTCCTCGCGTTTGCGGTACTCCTTCGCCCGGTACTCCGCCTTGGTGTGCTCGGTCGGATCGCTGGCGACGACCAGCAGCGGGCCCTTCGCCGCCGCCTCGTGGACCAGCCGCTCCGCCGTGCTGTCGAAGACGACGTCCGCCGCCCGCAGCTCGAACGCCCGGTGCACCCGGGAGGCGAAGGACGTCACCAGGATGGCGAGGATGAACAGCGCGGCGATCTTGATGCCGTCGGGGCGTTCGATGACATTGGTGACCGTGGTGTAGAGGAAGACGGCGGTGATGGTGCCGAAGCCGATCGCCGCCCGCCGGTCCCCGGCCTGATGGGCGAAGACGGTGACCGCCAGGGCGGCCGACAGCATCAGGACCAGCACCCCCGTGGCGTACGCCCCGCTCTGCTTGTCGACGTTCGCGTCGAAGTAGACCGTGATGCCGGTGGCGATCGCCATGAAGACCAGGACCAGCGGACGGACCGCCCTGGTCCATTCGGGTGCCATGCCGTAGCGGGGGAGGAAACGGGGCACCAGGTTCAGCAGCCCGGCGAGCGCCGAGGCACCGGCGAACCACAGGATGCAGATCGTCGAGACGTCGTACACCGTCCCGAAGACCTCGCCCAGCTCTTGGTGGGCGAGGTAGGCGAGGGCGCGGCCGTTCGCCGGGCCGCCGGACTCGAAGGCCGACTCGGGGATGAGCATCACCGTGCTCAGGCTGGACAGCAGCAGAAAGCTGCTCATGATCAGCGCGGCGGTGGTGAGCAGCTTGCGGGTGTCGCGGATCCGTCCGGCCGGATTCTCGTACGTATCGCCGGGAGCGCCTTTGATCTGCGGCATCACCGCGACCCCGGTCTCGAAGCCGGACATCCCGAGTGCCAGCTTCGGGAAGACGATCAGTGCCACCCCGACGGCGGCCAGGGGCGACGAGTGCTCGGCGAGCATCGCGTGCCACCAGTCGCCGACGACGACGGGCTCGGTCAGGATCCGGGCCGCCGATGCGACGACCACCACCAGATTGAGCAGCAGATAGACGGCCACCAGGGGGACGGCGACCCCGATGGCCTCGCGGAAGCCCTTCAGGAAGACGACGCCGAGGAGACCGATGAGGCCCAGGGTGATCCAGAGGTTCTCGCCGTGGAGGAAGGACGGGGCGTACGGGTTCTCCACGATATGCGCCGAGGCGTCGGCCGCCGACAGGGTGATGGTGATGATGAAGTCGGTGGCCGCGAACCCCAGCAGGACCAGGACCAGCAGCTTCCCCGTCCACCAGGGCAGCAGCCGCTCCAGCATGGCGATGGAGCCCTCGCCGTGCGGTGAGCGGCGGGCCACCCGGCGGTAGACGGGGAGGGCGCCGAAGAGGGTCAGGGCGATCAGCACCAGGGTCGCCAGCGGGGAGACCAGACCGGCGGCGAGGACCGCGATACCGGGGGCGTAGCCGAGGCTGGAGAAGTAGTCGACACCGGTCAGACACATCACCCGGTACCAGCGGTGGCCCCCGCCGTCGGGGCGCGGAGTGCCGTGCGGTCCCGGATGGCGGGCGGTCTGCTCGCTGAGCCCGCTGAGCAGCCAGGCACGGCAGCGGGCGGCAGCCGTTCCGCCTTCGCCGGGCGCCCCCGCGGGGGCGGAGGCCTCCGGTCCGCTCGTACCTGCTCCGCTCATCCGCGCTCCAGGATTCTCCGGCCGGATTGCGACGTTCCGCAGTCCGCCGTGTCGTTCCTGTCATCCTCGCCCGGCCCTGTGTTCCCGGCAGCCCGTACGGACTCCGTACAGGACGCGTCAAGAGCGGTCACCGCGCCGTAAGGGACGTGTCAACGAAGACCGCGAACCGTCCGAAACGGGGTTTCCTCGAACAGTCCGAAACCGAGCAGTTCGAGCAGAAAACAGGAGCTCACGATGGCCGACATGGCCTTCGTCACCACCACGATCGCGGTGTTCGCGCTGGTGGCCGTCATCGCCAAGGGGGTGGCGAAGCTATGACCACCGAGAACGTCGTCGGCCTGATCGTCGCCGTCGCCCTTCTGGGCTATCTCGTCCTCGCCCTCCTGTACCCGGAGAGGTTCTAGCCCCGACATGAGTTCCGTACTTGCCGGCGTGCTCCAGCTGCTGGCGCTGATCGCCGCGCTCGCGCTGGTGCACCGTCCCCTCGGCGACTACATGGCCCGGGTCTACTCCTCCGACAAGCATCTGCGGGTCGAGAAGTGGATCTACAAGGGCATAGGGGCCGACCCGAACACGGAGATGCGCTGGACCGCCTACCTCCGCGGGATCCTGGCCTTCTCCGCCGTATCGGTCCTCTTCCTCTACCTGCTCCAGCGGGTGCAGGGTTCGCTGCCCGGGTCCCTCGGCTTCCAGTCGATCGACCCGGACCAGGCGTTCAACACGGCCGCCTCCTTCGTCGCCAACACCAACTGGCAGTCCTACTACGGCGAGCAGGCCATGGGCCATGTCGTCCAGACGGGCGGCCTCGCGGTCCAGAACTTCGTCTCCGCAGCCGTCGGCATGGCGGTCGCGGTCGCCCTGGTCCGCGGCTTCGTCCGCAGCCGCACCGGTGAACTGGGCAACTTCTGGTCCGACCTGGTGCGCGGGGTGACCCGTATCCTGCTGCCGATCTCCGTGATCGGCGCGATCGTCCTGGTGGCCCTGGGCGCCATCCAGAACTTCTCCGGAATCCACGACGTCGGCCAGTTCATGGGCGGCAGCCAGCAGTGGAACGGCGGAGCGGTCGCCTCCCAGGAGGCCATCAAGGAGCTGGGCACCAACGGCGGCGGCTACTTCAACGCCAACTCCGCCCACCCCTTCGAGAACCCCAACCCGCTCTCCAACCTGCTGGAGATCTTCCTCATCCTGCTGATCCCGTTCTCCCTGACCCGGACCTTCGGGCGGATGACCGGAAGCGTCAAGCAGGGGTACGCGATCCTCGGCACGATGGCGCTGATCTGGGTCGGCTTCACCGCCCTGATGATGTGGACCGAGTTCGCCCACCCCGGCCCGGCATTCCAGGAGGCGGGCGGTGCCTTCGAGGGCAAGGAGGTCCGCTTCGGCGTCGGCGGCTCGGCGATCTTCGCCGTGGCCACCACCCTCACCTCCACCGGAGCGGTCAACAGCTTCCACTCCTCCTACACCGGCTTCGGCGGCGGCATCACGATGCTGGGCATGCAGCTCGGCGAGATCGCCCCCGGCGGCGTCGGCTCCGGACTCTACGGAATGCTGATCATGGCGATCATCGCGGTCTTCATCGCCGGACTGATGGTCGGCCGGACCCCCGAATACCTGGGCAAGAAGATCGGCACCCGCGAGATCAAATTCGCCGCCTGCTACATCCTCGTCACCCCGGTCCTGGTCCTCGGCTTCACCGCTCTCGCGATCGCCCTGCCGACCCCGCCGGACTCGATGACCAACACCGCCGCCAACGCGGTCGCGGGCTCGGGCGCCCACGGATTCTCCGAGATCCTGTACGCCTACACCTCGGGCGCCAACAACAACGGCTCGGCCTTCGCCGGACTCAACGCCGACACCGAATGGTTCAACACCACCATCGGCATCGCGATGCTGCTGGGCCGGTTCCTGCCGATGGTCCTCGTCCTCGCCCTGGCCGGCTCACTGGCCGAGCAGCGGCCCGTACCCGCCACCGCGGGCACCCTCCGCACCGAGAAGCCGCTCTTCACCGGGCTGCTGGTCGGCACGATCCTCATCCTCACCGGACTCACCTACTTCCCGGCCCTCGCGCTGGGCCCGCTCGCCGAAGGGCTTGCGTCATGAGCACGATAACTCCCTCCAGGGCGCCCCACTCGGACGTGCCCACCGGCCACCAGCCGCCCGCCGGCCGGGTCGGCGGCGGCCTC
Encoded proteins:
- a CDS encoding endonuclease/exonuclease/phosphatase family protein produces the protein MTPDGTAPEAAARQRRSRHSGRRLRARAVLVLAPLLALVSLYPDPVPNAGPRLGSLLETFQPWLPLAALPLAAVALWRRSALALAACALPGAAWLIAHGGALLADEDTPYDLTALQHNVSDVNPDPAGTARQLAGAGADLIALEEVVPAALPAYREILSPGYPHLAVEGTVALWSRHPLTDIRPVDIRPQDVPRDWRRGLRATAHTPKGEIAVYVAHLPSVRMSPASGFGTARRDESARYLGRAIEAEETERVLLMGDLNSTVADRGLAPVTSQLNAPAGTLAFSWPASLPLARIDQVLARNAKVAHIRALDRTGSDHLPVLARIRF
- a CDS encoding APC family permease → MSGAGTSGPEASAPAGAPGEGGTAAARCRAWLLSGLSEQTARHPGPHGTPRPDGGGHRWYRVMCLTGVDYFSSLGYAPGIAVLAAGLVSPLATLVLIALTLFGALPVYRRVARRSPHGEGSIAMLERLLPWWTGKLLVLVLLGFAATDFIITITLSAADASAHIVENPYAPSFLHGENLWITLGLIGLLGVVFLKGFREAIGVAVPLVAVYLLLNLVVVVASAARILTEPVVVGDWWHAMLAEHSSPLAAVGVALIVFPKLALGMSGFETGVAVMPQIKGAPGDTYENPAGRIRDTRKLLTTAALIMSSFLLLSSLSTVMLIPESAFESGGPANGRALAYLAHQELGEVFGTVYDVSTICILWFAGASALAGLLNLVPRFLPRYGMAPEWTRAVRPLVLVFMAIATGITVYFDANVDKQSGAYATGVLVLMLSAALAVTVFAHQAGDRRAAIGFGTITAVFLYTTVTNVIERPDGIKIAALFILAILVTSFASRVHRAFELRAADVVFDSTAERLVHEAAAKGPLLVVASDPTEHTKAEYRAKEYRKREETHIPGKRPLLFLEVVIRDSSDFTEDLVVHGSERFGVRRLRVAGPTVPNTIAAVLMRLRDETGGIPHAYFTWTEGHPVSHLLKFLVFGEGETAPVVREVLRRAEPDPARRPRVHVG
- the kdpF gene encoding K(+)-transporting ATPase subunit F; this translates as MTTENVVGLIVAVALLGYLVLALLYPERF
- the kdpA gene encoding potassium-transporting ATPase subunit KdpA — protein: MSSVLAGVLQLLALIAALALVHRPLGDYMARVYSSDKHLRVEKWIYKGIGADPNTEMRWTAYLRGILAFSAVSVLFLYLLQRVQGSLPGSLGFQSIDPDQAFNTAASFVANTNWQSYYGEQAMGHVVQTGGLAVQNFVSAAVGMAVAVALVRGFVRSRTGELGNFWSDLVRGVTRILLPISVIGAIVLVALGAIQNFSGIHDVGQFMGGSQQWNGGAVASQEAIKELGTNGGGYFNANSAHPFENPNPLSNLLEIFLILLIPFSLTRTFGRMTGSVKQGYAILGTMALIWVGFTALMMWTEFAHPGPAFQEAGGAFEGKEVRFGVGGSAIFAVATTLTSTGAVNSFHSSYTGFGGGITMLGMQLGEIAPGGVGSGLYGMLIMAIIAVFIAGLMVGRTPEYLGKKIGTREIKFAACYILVTPVLVLGFTALAIALPTPPDSMTNTAANAVAGSGAHGFSEILYAYTSGANNNGSAFAGLNADTEWFNTTIGIAMLLGRFLPMVLVLALAGSLAEQRPVPATAGTLRTEKPLFTGLLVGTILILTGLTYFPALALGPLAEGLAS